The region ggaggagcttcgccagcgacgacgcgagcgcgaggcgatCAGACAGGAGCGGCGATTAcgcgaggcgcaggcgcaggagctgaaggagagggagagggaggcgcGCGAGAAGACGATCCGCGACCTCCGCATGAGGCAGCGGATCGCTGATGCCAACGCGGAAATCGCCAACAGGCCCGCGGTGCcaatgccgccggcgccgaagcgaGCGTCGACATTCGTggcagccaaggccgccaaggaggcacAGGAGCGCGAGGCAGATTTGATCAacgcggtgcggcggctaGACCTAGAAGAGAAGAGGCGAGAGAAGCGGGCCGAgagggaggaagacgaggagcagcgggaAAGGCTACGCGAGAGAATGGtgccacggcgacgggccacgGTCGGGCCTGGAAGCAGGCGACACAGGGTACtctacgacgacggcatctaCCGATGGGAGTGATTTTCCACTCAGCATTCTTTGATTTCTCCTTTACTGTACTTTTAAGGGGGAAACACGGAACCCCAGTTGGGACGGCAGGCGAGCGACGAGTCGGCGTTTTGATACCACGGGCAACGGGCAACAGGGCTCCATCAAGATTCAGGATAGACAAATTAGAGACAAACAGAGTCTGCGAACTCTGGTGACAACAATCAACAGTCCCATCTCTCGGTGCAAGGCTCGCGATGTGAAAAGAACATTGGCTCATCATGAACACCATGACGCTTCCCTCGCCAGGCAACATCCGCCACCGAGCGCGATGCAGTTTGGTACGTACGAGCAGTCAAGTGGCGCCCTGCTGCTACGTCCACGCCCCAGGTCATCATCTCATCGGCGAGATGCTGTCCACGCCCCTTTGATGGGGCTTGGGTGCGCGGTGTCAGGGATTGTTGAGAGCGGACACCCTGCCTTGGATGCTTGGGAGCGTGGAGTACGTAGTAATACATAGCACGGTACCTACACTACATGCCGCCTGGGGCAATGTATGTACGCTACTACGGCCGGGGAAGAAAGACAgcggcaggtcggcgacgggcgcctGGAAAGGttcaacccccccccccccggatgagggggggagagggccagcgatggatgggtgcgtggatggatggatggcgcaGACCCAGGCAGTCAGTCCGGACAGACATTGCGATTCCCCaaacacgcacacacacaacacgcACTCTCTCTTTCTGCCTCTTTGTGTTTTTTGAGGGCCGGTTCCCTTTCTTTTTACTTTTCTGCTTTTTTTTCCTGGTGAAGAATGGCCTTTGTCCACATATGCGCGCTTTGGTCGGGGATTGGAATTGTCTCGTTTGTGCGAGCGCTGCTTGGGGTGCTTCTTTGTATATACATCACTGTACAAGGCACACGGGGCGGTCTCGTCTTACAATTTACCGCGCGGGCCTCGGGCTGATGATTTGTTATTATtgaaagagagagaaatAAAAGGGAGAGAAAATGTTCGTTGTGTGTAAGCTACGAGCGCGGCACGGTACGGGTCAATCCTTGAGCTGTCATGTATTAGCATCTTGGTCAAACCTTGGGGTGTTATGTATCTGCAGCATCTTGAGTCTTGCGTCTGGTACGGGGTCTAGCACAACAATACGGGGTGGAGGGGTGTAGGAGCTGCACGACTGTGCATACAGCTGTGCGCAACGGCCCCCACGATGGCGATGGGGGATCACAAAACGAGCTGaagacagagagacagacagaaaGACAGACAGAGGTGTTGTcggctggctgactgactgactgtgagtgagtgagtaGGTGACGagacccgcgccgccgttgagtcacggcgggcggcatcggggggggggaggctacTGCGGGTAGGCGGCGCATGTGTGGGTGTGTTCTCGCGCAAGAGAGAGAAGCAGCGGGGAGCGGAAGCAGGCATGGGTGGGGAACAGCCCGGGGAGAAACCATGATGGGAGTGTGCGGGAGTGCGCTGCCTGGCCTCAATGGACACACCAcgcaccccctccccctccccaccatGGCGCGTGATCACTTTTATACGGTACGGGGTGCTGCAACAGTACTGTATCTTGCTTTGAGGTTGCAACAGGCGTCCGGGAGTTGACGATGGTGTGtgtggttgtggttgtggtggtgagcgAGCGCCCAAGTTCGTGAGCACTACTGAGCAGCACGGTCGGCCTTATTGCGTGTATGCATGAAACTGGACGGACGCCGGGGAATGGGAAAGACAACGGCGAAAAGCAAAGTGGAAAGGGGGTGGTGACACGACGAAGGGGAGAAAGGCGCCAAGGCTCGCGAGTGGTGGCTCGCTGCGGGAGAgaatggaggaggagcaggatgatgatgatggatggagggggatggaggggcatTGAACTTCCGATGTTGGAGAGCGAGCTCCCCTGTCCGAACGCAGGATCCAGGACTTTGGGTGGCAGCACACCGTCCGGGTTGACCCCGCGGCTTATCGATAACacacccctccctccctccctccccctcctgcCCCAACCCTCCCCATTATTACCCCTCCAACATTCAGGCGCGGGCTGGCTTCCGGGTTGCTGCCTTGGTGGTCTTGACTCTTTTGTCTGCCATCggtacgtactgtacgtactgCTTGGGGGTCGGCACGAACCGGTTTCGTGTCTCTGCGCAGCAACACGCAAAGTGGAAAAAAAGGCAATTGCCTTGTTGCCTTGGTCTTGTTCCTTTGCCTATTCCGGCACGGGGTGCGAGTCCTCGGTCGGTAAACGTGATACTTGGTACGTACACACgcacgtacttcgtacttacAACTGGTGACGACGGGTCATGATTGAGCTGGACCGGAGGATGTGCTGTTGCGTGCGTTCGATCCGTGCGGTGCCTAGATGAGCCTAAGGAAACATGGATGAATGCCCCTATTTGTTGTTATTTGGGGGGGGGAAGTACGTTGTCTGCCCactctctgtctctctctctctcaaaGAGTGACTCCTATTCCTAGGTTGAGAGTTGATATGCTCTTACAAGGCTGGGCAGGCACCATACGTGCAGGCAGAGACAGAGAGCCGGACATGGGGGCAAGGGCCAGTTAGGTTTCCCTTACATTCCCCCCCGGACATTTCTCTCGCCCTCGATTGTTGCCTGGTGTTTTTCGTATAAACACGTCAAcacctggcgccgccgcccaccaccatccgccACTTTTTTCTCGTCCGTCCACTCCTACTTTGCAggtgcgtacgtacgtacgtacgaagtaccaaGTGTCATTCTCTTTTCAGCGCGACAGGGTTCCAACTCACcgcacctgctgctgctgctgctgctgctgcatgcgcACCTCTCCGCACCCTTTTTCCGCGAAAAGAAGCAAAAAAAAGACAGACAATACGAAGTCCACACGCAGCGTGCAGGTCGGAAGTGCGGTTCAGCACCCTCCCgctttctctctcccccgaccagcagcagcacgtcaCGAGTCGTGGACAGAATGACGGATGCATGTTGTACTTGTTTGGGttcgctggtgctggtgctggtgccggtgccggtgcccTTTCAGCTTAAGCCTGCTCGTTCGTTCGTCTTTCTTGCTTTCGTCGTTGGCCCTAGTAGTGTATAGTAGGTGTCCGTCTTGTCTGCGCTGCGGTCAGCAAATcaatcgtcgtcggcgtcgtcggcgtcgtcggggatgCGTGTgacacatacacacacacacacacgcacacacacacgtaGACACACTCGCACACCTACACAGCGCCTGCATCATCaaggcgccggccggccacaTCCAACGAGCGCAACAACCTGAAACAAAGCCGTGAGAGGGAAGCAACTTGGCGTGTGAAGTAGTATATTGACACCAACCCCTACTATTCCTGCCCATGTGCCTACCGTATGGTTGGTGGGAGATCATCAAAGTGTCACGTTTCTCGTCATTGTCCCCTAGATCCGGGCAGCTACCCTGCACCCGCCCACGCACCAGGACGGACATGCAGTAACTACTTcttgcacacacacacactcaccaGCTACCGGTGCCCGGAACCACCAACCCTTCATCAAAGCAGACGAGTCACCGGGCCCCTACTACATTGGCAGCTTCCCGCACGCGCATCCGAGGCGGGATCCGGTGACGCGCgcaccccccaccccccccccccggccaccCTCTCATCCGTCCCTCcgatgcagcagcgcagcaaccccttgtccttgttgtCCCAGCGGCAGCTCCCCATTGGAGATTGTTTCGGGTgctcccgccggcgcccgctcgcctccgtgccatctgcagcagctgctgcggtgggTGGCAGCAGGAGAAAGAAGGGACGCCCTTCCCTTcactgccgccgcatccCGACCAATATGTCCcaggttttttttttttgatATATTCGCTTCCTCACTGTCCGTTggaccgctgctgctcgctcgctcgctccccgCGATGAGAGGTGTGTGTGGCGTCCGGCGATCTCGTATTCCCGTGGAGGAGGCTGCCGTTTTTATTACGTGGGCGTCGTGAGGTGCTGGCGCGTTCGCGGCGTGTGGCGGGCTGTACGCAATGAAGGAGCGTGTAGATGGCATCATAATCACCATTGCCAAGCGTGCGCGGCCGACTCCTGGCAtatgttgttgctgctgttgctgctgctgttatCAGCGACATGACTGGCTTCTGAGCTCAGGGGCCTTTCACTTCATCTTCCTCTCCCCCAGTCCCGTTCCATCCATGCGCTTCTCTCCCATCTCTCTCTTTATCCCTTCTCCTCTTTCTCTTCAACATACGCATCCCTGTTCAAAGCCGTCGTGGCCATCTTCTTAtaaccccccctcccccggggCCCCGCTACATGTCACTCCCGCATGCCACAACACCCCATCAACCTCTCTCCGTGTACGCACAgaaaaggagaagggggaggggccagTTACATACATACGTGCGTACGTACAAGGCTCAACCATGCTATTACGTGCCATGCCCATGTCATGTATAATCTCTGTATAAAGAAGTAtatgtgtgcgtgtgtgtatgtatgttCGTGTTTTCGGTGAGACCGCCGCGTCTGGTTGGCGctccttcctctcccccccttttctccctcactctcccccctcttcttcttcttcttcttcctcctcccatcCACCGCCTCCGTACCCCGTGCCCGGCACCCCCCCACCCTCTGACATACTCCATCCGCACAGCGTCGCAGTGGAAAGggtgggtaggtaggtggcAGCACATCGCGGGTGTCAaagaagagggagaggggggtgGGAGTTAGGGGGCGCACCAGGATAGGGGGGCGTGGTAACTACCAACGCGGGGCTCAAAGGAGACAGGGAAAGAaaagggaaggggagggTAAAGTAGTGTCACGCCGACGACCGTgggggatgacgacgacgaacgttgacgttgacactgatgctggtgctggtgctgatgatgTCGACAAGGGATGGGGACAGGGagagggcaagggcaagaggAGGGTCACACGAGAGAGGGGTCGTGCGTTTGCCTGCCCCGCGGTCGTCCGTCCGTACGCACTTGGTACACGCAACGACACGGCGTGCCCGGGCACGTacttggtggtgggcgtgctGGTGACCGTCTCCCAGGGCATCATCCCCTTGGAGCCCGAGGCATACAATGCATGACAAAACCGCCGTGTGAAAGAGTTTGGTGGTGCGACGTCTGTGCTTCGGCAGCATAGCCATCATCTGTCTCCGGGCCAAGCTGCCTCATGCCGCCCACATGTCACAAACTAGGTTCAGGGTGAGTGAAAACAACTCGCTTATGCGTCTTGACAAACCGCCGCTACTCCGTACGTACGCTGCCACAACCGGGGGTATCGAAAGAATCCGTCTGCCCGTCTCCTTGTCCGTCCCGTCCAGGCGTCCATTATACAAACTGCCTGTTTCCCATGcaatgccatgccatcccatGCCATGTGAATGTACCACCCTGCGCTCTATCCCGAATGTACGTGTGAATACTACAAGAAGAAAAACTGGCCAGCGAGCCCAACGCGGCCTCGcggtgaggaagaagagaagacgaagaaaaGGCCATCATTAACTCGTGTCATTCCCCTTCACCGGACCCCGGTCAGCCCCCGGCGGGCGTCACCTCGCGCGGCTGTCGGCCAAGTCGCAGCGTCGGCACGTCTGTCCCGCGGAGCATctgctgcgcgcggccgtcccgcagcgcctcccaGTGCTGGCGCAGGGgtgcctcgccgacgacgagctcgaaCCCGGCGAGGAAGCAAAAGGAAATCTCGAGGcgggccagctcggcctcgctgacgccgccgaccttggCCATCTTGTTGTGAGGGTACGAcaggtcctcgagcgccttcaTGGCGACGCGCAGGCCAGCGAGGACAAGGCGGTGGGCGTTGCGGCGGGTGACGGGGATGGCGCGCTCCTCAACAGCCAGGCGATGGATGTAGAGCGAGGTGGCGAGGTAGACGGCGGTGCTCATGGGGCAGAACTGgtgcagccgcagcaggtactggttgatggtgatgggAGGCTCCTTCTTGCTGTAGAACTTGCGCGTGATGGCCCCATGCTGCAGGTTGAGAGGCTGCGAGTCGGCGCCCACGATGATGTACGGCTGCGGCGatgacagcgacgagggcgatggcgaggtgGAGCGCTGGCGGAGGTGGACGCCATCAATCTCctgcgacgaggacgagggcgtcgcggggGCGGCCTGGTGCTGCGCCTgggcgcgcagctgggcaGACATGCTGGCGCTGTACGCCTGAAACTTGTTCagcccgcggccgtggccctcggCGTTGTTGCCTGGCACTTCTCCGCAGGCCACGTCTTTGGCGGTAGCGAcctgctgatgctgctcaCGCAGACGCGCCAGGTTCTTTTCTGAGTGGGAGCGCACAATCTTGTCCTTTTCCGCCTGCATGTCGCTCATCTGCGGGTTGGTGGGCGTCTtggggggcggcgtcgggggtATGTCGCCTGTCATGCGGacaagcagctcgacgctGGTGCTCAGTAGCttcagggcgtcgagggcgggcagcttgAAGAGGTCGTGCTCGTCAGGTGTGGAAGGgttggcatcgtcgaggaggcgcgggtCGGACGaggggacgggcggcggcggcggagcgcgcTGGCCTTCCGAAGGAggcgctgatgatgatgccgacagggtttgcggcggctgctcttGTTGTAGTTGTGGTTGCAattgctgttgctgctgttgctgttgtcgttGCGCCTGTGGCGACGGTTGGGCCGGCTCGGGCTCGTGCGGCGggctcgccatggcggcggcgggtcaAATGGGTCAGGATACGGTCTCGTCGATGCGCCTGGGGGCTCTCAGGACGACAAGACGAAGTGGATGCCCAGGTTCGCGCCCATTCATGTTATCGTGCCGTCTGCTCGCTGTCGGCGCGTCTCGttgccgggggaggggaggttCAGGCGAAAGTGAGGCTCGTTAGAAGCGGCAGCGAGGTCGGCAACAAGG is a window of Purpureocillium takamizusanense chromosome 10, complete sequence DNA encoding:
- a CDS encoding Xaa-Pro dipeptidase (COG:S~EggNog:ENOG503P287) — translated: MASPPHEPEPAQPSPQAQRQQQQQQQQLQPQLQQEQPPQTLSASSSAPPSEGQRAPPPPPVPSSDPRLLDDANPSTPDEHDLFKLPALDALKLLSTSVELLVRMTGDIPPTPPPKTPTNPQMSDMQAEKDKIVRSHSEKNLARLREQHQQVATAKDVACGEVPGNNAEGHGRGLNKFQAYSASMSAQLRAQAQHQAAPATPSSSSQEIDGVHLRQRSTSPSPSSLSSPQPYIIVGADSQPLNLQHGAITRKFYSKKEPPITINQYLLRLHQFCPMSTAVYLATSLYIHRLAVEERAIPVTRRNAHRLVLAGLRVAMKALEDLSYPHNKMAKVGGVSEAELARLEISFCFLAGFELVVGEAPLRQHWEALRDGRAQQMLRGTDVPTLRLGRQPREVTPAGG